One stretch of Candidatus Brocadiaceae bacterium DNA includes these proteins:
- the arcC gene encoding carbamate kinase — protein sequence MKKIIVIALGGNALIKEGQQGTIADQFENTRKSLDGIIYCLKLDYDVIITHGNGPQVGNMLLMVEASRNQVPELPLGICVADTEGAIGYMIQQSLSNRLRKEKIDRGVVTLLTQTVVDKHDRAFLHPTKPIGPFFNREDASYFQKKMGWHIVEDSSRGFRRVVASPAPLKVIEVRVIKKVLEAGNVVIAVGGGGIPVFVKENGDLEGIDAVIDKDLASSVLARDIQAHYLIMLTGVEQACLNFKQKNEEGLRSLTVKQANKYLNEGHFPPGSMGPKIQAAINFLNWGGEWALITSIDKTREAVEGLTGTKITGASNKQKN from the coding sequence ATGAAGAAGATTATCGTTATTGCTCTGGGAGGAAACGCACTGATTAAGGAGGGTCAACAGGGTACTATTGCCGATCAATTTGAAAATACACGGAAAAGTCTTGATGGCATTATTTATTGTTTGAAGCTTGATTATGATGTTATCATTACCCATGGAAATGGTCCGCAGGTGGGAAATATGTTATTAATGGTTGAGGCAAGCAGGAATCAGGTTCCTGAACTTCCCCTTGGTATATGTGTAGCCGATACCGAAGGGGCTATCGGATATATGATTCAGCAATCGCTTTCTAACAGACTGCGAAAAGAGAAGATAGACAGAGGTGTCGTCACTCTGTTGACACAGACTGTCGTAGATAAACATGACCGGGCTTTTTTACACCCTACAAAACCCATCGGACCATTTTTTAACAGGGAAGATGCTTCGTATTTCCAGAAGAAAATGGGCTGGCATATCGTTGAAGATAGTTCTCGGGGATTTCGCAGGGTCGTTGCTTCTCCCGCGCCTTTGAAGGTAATCGAAGTGCGGGTCATTAAGAAAGTTTTGGAAGCGGGCAATGTGGTTATTGCTGTCGGTGGCGGTGGAATTCCCGTGTTTGTAAAAGAAAATGGAGATCTGGAAGGGATAGATGCGGTAATAGACAAAGATCTTGCATCCAGCGTACTGGCCAGAGACATTCAGGCACATTATCTTATCATGCTTACTGGAGTAGAGCAGGCTTGCCTGAATTTTAAACAAAAAAACGAAGAGGGATTAAGATCCTTAACCGTAAAACAGGCAAATAAATATTTGAATGAAGGACATTTCCCCCCCGGGAGCATGGGGCCAAAGATTCAGGCCGCCATTAATTTTTTGAATTGGGGAGGGGAATGGGCCCTTATTACATCGATTGATAAAACCAGGGAAGCGGTTGAAGGTCTTACAGGGACAAAAATTACCGGAGCTTCCAATAAACAAAAAAACTGA
- a CDS encoding methyltransferase domain-containing protein → MTIKRSKGIKACLLFIALYCFCSLAHAEENANFIRPGKLFSPSKIHLLEDPKRDAWQKPEKIISALGVEKGQIIADIGAGSGYLTEKLSDYVGIEGIVYAVDIQREMLDYIAKRLKDKKPENVTLVLGTMDDPKLPRGEHLDTAILLSTYHEIAKPIDFLKKVKHALKPHGKLAILEFGSKSPIGPPASVRLPEELVINELKQAGFSLQQKHTFLLPYQYFLVFTPSYP, encoded by the coding sequence ATGACCATAAAACGCTCAAAGGGAATAAAAGCCTGTCTACTATTTATAGCATTGTACTGCTTTTGCTCACTTGCCCACGCGGAAGAAAATGCAAATTTCATACGACCGGGTAAGCTTTTCAGCCCTTCAAAAATTCATTTACTGGAAGATCCGAAGCGCGATGCCTGGCAGAAACCGGAGAAAATTATCAGTGCCTTGGGAGTTGAAAAAGGACAAATCATAGCAGACATTGGCGCCGGTTCCGGATATCTTACCGAGAAATTGTCCGATTACGTAGGAATAGAGGGTATTGTTTACGCGGTAGATATTCAACGAGAAATGCTCGACTACATAGCAAAGCGATTAAAGGATAAGAAGCCGGAGAATGTAACGCTTGTCCTGGGAACTATGGATGATCCGAAGCTTCCCCGTGGGGAGCACCTCGATACAGCTATCCTTTTAAGCACATACCATGAGATAGCAAAACCCATTGACTTTCTGAAGAAGGTCAAGCATGCGCTAAAACCTCATGGAAAGTTAGCAATTCTTGAATTCGGCAGTAAGAGTCCCATAGGCCCACCTGCGTCTGTTCGCCTGCCGGAAGAATTGGTCATAAACGAGCTGAAACAGGCAGGTTTTTCCTTGCAACAAAAGCACACGTTTCTTCTTCCTTATCAGTATTTTCTCGTTTTCACCCCATCTTATCCGTAA
- a CDS encoding tetratricopeptide repeat protein has translation MNFLQLLSTIFFFCICLIVYSGCNDKQETIEISKIQIEHLEQKETTPIAKETEVSQEPSPEDQTEEPQEPSLEDQTAEREQSETEGSVQTNTTPQTNQPEIIKPATAQDYYEEGIGYLKAGKLEESIESFQKTTALDSTMVEAYRNTALAYRKLGRMSDAIISLKKIVEINPEDSEAYLQLGTCYAKNGMTDEAIKAFEIYVSLNPDHAKAYYNLGCLYGERGSADKAMEAYKHALEIDTNYIDAYYNLGVLYNNNSKYEDAIEIFMKILSLDQENFEASYNLSFAYNKNGLYNESVEICAKLLEKYADNARVHLLLGDTYRKLGKHEEAQKELEIYKTLLFKK, from the coding sequence ATGAATTTTTTACAATTACTGTCTACAATTTTCTTTTTCTGTATCTGCCTCATTGTATATTCGGGATGCAATGACAAGCAAGAAACAATTGAAATATCAAAAATACAAATAGAGCACTTAGAGCAAAAAGAAACAACTCCAATAGCGAAAGAAACGGAGGTGTCACAAGAACCATCTCCTGAGGACCAAACAGAGGAGCCACAAGAACCATCTCTTGAGGACCAAACAGCAGAAAGAGAACAATCTGAAACAGAAGGGTCTGTCCAGACAAACACAACACCACAAACAAATCAACCTGAAATTATCAAACCTGCTACTGCCCAGGATTATTATGAGGAAGGAATAGGATATTTAAAAGCAGGTAAGCTGGAAGAATCTATTGAATCATTTCAAAAAACAACGGCCTTAGACAGTACTATGGTTGAAGCTTATAGGAATACTGCTCTGGCTTATCGTAAGCTTGGAAGAATGAGCGATGCAATCATTTCTTTAAAAAAAATTGTTGAAATAAATCCTGAAGATTCAGAAGCATATCTCCAGCTAGGAACTTGTTACGCGAAGAATGGCATGACTGACGAGGCTATTAAGGCATTTGAGATTTATGTATCCTTAAACCCCGATCATGCAAAGGCATATTATAATCTAGGCTGCCTTTATGGAGAAAGAGGATCTGCAGATAAAGCAATGGAGGCATATAAACATGCTTTGGAAATTGATACAAACTATATTGATGCATATTATAATCTCGGAGTTCTTTACAACAACAATAGCAAGTATGAGGATGCCATAGAAATTTTCATGAAAATTCTATCCCTGGACCAAGAAAATTTCGAGGCCTCTTACAATCTTAGTTTTGCATACAATAAAAACGGGTTGTATAATGAGTCCGTGGAAATCTGCGCTAAACTTCTGGAAAAATACGCTGATAATGCACGCGTGCATCTTTTGCTGGGTGATACGTATAGAAAACTTGGTAAACACGAGGAGGCACAAAAGGAACTGGAAATATATAAAACACTTCTGTTTAAAAAGTAG
- a CDS encoding PilZ domain-containing protein produces the protein MVYENIFKERRTHPRKKTCIPIGFEFNDVPCSAHTINMSGTGTFCETNTYRMPVQTKLKVFLMLPRSSEVINCYGIIVRAEDSHSDIFGTRTNRIAIHFDGIHKSEVEKIVSHLENIQ, from the coding sequence ATGGTTTACGAAAATATTTTTAAAGAAAGAAGAACGCATCCGCGGAAAAAAACATGCATTCCTATAGGATTTGAATTTAATGATGTTCCTTGCAGCGCTCATACGATAAATATGAGTGGCACTGGTACATTCTGTGAAACAAACACATACAGAATGCCTGTACAAACAAAACTCAAAGTTTTTTTGATGCTGCCGAGAAGTAGCGAAGTAATCAATTGCTACGGAATAATCGTCCGGGCAGAAGATTCTCATTCCGATATTTTCGGTACACGCACAAACAGAATTGCTATCCATTTTGATGGAATCCACAAATCTGAAGTGGAAAAAATAGTGAGTCACCTGGAAAACATACAGTAA
- a CDS encoding adenosylcobalamin-dependent ribonucleoside-diphosphate reductase produces MLKNESGKVVEMPDGMFRRVAFQIARVESSYGESIKYWEEKFYTIMSELRFLPNSPTLMNAGKEMGQLAACFVLPIDDSMKSIFETLKDAALILQSGGGTGFSFSRLRPDTDVVRSTGGIASGPVSFMKMYNSAAGVIRQGGARRGANMGVLSVEHPDILNFVRVKRDLKELVNFNLSVSVSDAFMEALKKNKAYNLINPRTKKPVGKLKARLVFEEIVQSAWETGDPGILFIDRINRGNPTPHIGRIECTNPCGEQPLLPYEACVLGSLNLAKYVRDSFLTTVEGDPYIDYKALDDDICVAVRFLDNCIDANKYPLPEVERMHKGNRKIGLGVMGWADMLVLLGIQYNSKRAFRLAGEVMRFVKIKSKEASAMLAEKRGMFSNFKGSAYDAPGMPKVRNATTTSIAPTGTISIIADCSSGIEPIYALSFKRFILDSEFQEVNKYFFALAKKEGFYSKPLEKIIMQKGDLRGVTEVPVKIKCLFKTAHEIPLEDHIEMQSIFQKFTDNAVSKTINLPKNATRNDVKNAYLLAFEKGCKGITVFRCGTRKRGTLVQFADID; encoded by the coding sequence TTGCTAAAGAATGAAAGTGGAAAGGTGGTGGAAATGCCGGACGGGATGTTCCGCCGGGTTGCTTTTCAAATAGCACGTGTTGAGAGCTCCTATGGAGAAAGTATCAAATACTGGGAAGAAAAATTTTATACTATTATGTCAGAGCTGAGATTTCTACCAAATTCTCCGACATTGATGAATGCAGGAAAGGAGATGGGACAGCTTGCCGCATGCTTTGTCCTTCCTATTGATGATTCGATGAAGAGTATATTTGAAACACTGAAGGATGCCGCTCTTATTTTGCAATCTGGTGGCGGAACAGGCTTTTCTTTTTCCCGTCTGAGACCAGATACAGATGTTGTGAGGTCAACCGGCGGAATTGCCAGCGGGCCCGTCTCCTTTATGAAAATGTATAATAGTGCCGCAGGTGTAATTAGGCAGGGGGGGGCGAGAAGAGGAGCCAATATGGGAGTTTTGAGTGTTGAGCACCCTGATATACTAAATTTTGTACGTGTAAAAAGGGATCTTAAAGAATTGGTAAATTTTAATCTATCGGTGTCTGTCAGCGATGCATTTATGGAGGCCCTCAAAAAAAATAAGGCCTATAATCTTATTAATCCAAGAACGAAAAAACCTGTCGGTAAACTTAAAGCTCGTCTTGTCTTTGAAGAGATTGTTCAAAGTGCATGGGAAACCGGTGACCCGGGAATTCTCTTTATAGATCGCATAAATAGAGGGAATCCTACTCCACACATAGGCAGGATCGAATGTACGAACCCGTGCGGCGAGCAACCTCTTCTTCCTTATGAGGCATGCGTTCTCGGTTCTTTGAATCTTGCAAAGTATGTAAGAGATTCATTTTTAACTACTGTGGAAGGGGATCCTTACATTGATTATAAGGCCCTCGATGATGATATTTGTGTTGCAGTCAGATTTCTTGATAACTGTATTGACGCAAATAAATACCCATTGCCGGAGGTCGAAAGAATGCATAAAGGCAACAGAAAAATAGGTCTTGGTGTAATGGGCTGGGCCGATATGCTTGTACTTTTAGGTATACAATATAATTCCAAAAGGGCCTTCCGCCTTGCCGGAGAAGTAATGCGTTTCGTTAAAATTAAATCAAAGGAAGCATCTGCCATGCTTGCCGAGAAACGAGGGATGTTTTCCAATTTCAAAGGTTCAGCCTATGACGCGCCGGGCATGCCAAAGGTAAGAAATGCCACAACCACCTCTATTGCTCCAACGGGAACCATTTCCATCATTGCTGATTGTTCAAGTGGAATTGAACCCATCTATGCTCTTTCCTTCAAGCGGTTTATTCTCGATTCTGAGTTTCAGGAGGTGAATAAATATTTTTTTGCCCTCGCAAAAAAAGAGGGTTTTTATTCAAAACCCTTGGAAAAAATTATAATGCAAAAGGGGGACCTCAGAGGAGTAACGGAAGTGCCGGTAAAAATAAAATGCCTTTTTAAGACAGCGCATGAAATCCCCTTGGAAGATCACATCGAGATGCAGTCAATTTTTCAGAAATTTACCGACAATGCCGTTTCAAAAACGATAAATCTTCCAAAAAATGCTACGAGAAATGATGTAAAAAACGCCTATCTCCTTGCCTTCGAGAAAGGGTGTAAAGGGATAACCGTTTTCAGATGTGGTACCAGGAAGAGAGGTACACTTGTTCAGTTTGCTGACATTGATTGA
- a CDS encoding metallophosphoesterase, which translates to MSAKKKDKTPYISLPGISRREFLKTAVTTGILVASSGCASQYSQSLAEQVEIKQGTEEFMFAYISDSHLLDRGKEHRFARSLIKAVEDVNAMDPQPDFVLYGGDLAQLGLREELTLGKEIIAELKPKVHMMVGEHDWYFDMGEAWKEFFGNPTYSFDHKGIHFIVLNSVIVEDYWSETNMSPMDRMLFMAQLDNPKGRPFTVGKEQRGWLSNDLSSVKKDTPVVIFSHSPLYKYYKSWNFWTDDAEEVQGLLSPFETVTVLHGHTHQVLTNKIDHIVFHGMLSTAWPWPYAPEGIPKYTRQMNRADPFNQFDGTGWGKIHTIPNGNVNKTYNLWGRNPTVVSYDRILTEREPISDPSY; encoded by the coding sequence ATGAGCGCGAAGAAAAAAGATAAAACGCCGTACATTTCATTACCGGGAATCAGCCGCCGGGAGTTTTTAAAGACCGCAGTTACAACGGGTATACTTGTAGCCAGCTCAGGTTGCGCATCCCAATACTCGCAAAGCCTGGCAGAACAGGTAGAAATAAAACAGGGGACAGAAGAATTCATGTTTGCTTATATATCTGATTCTCATCTGCTTGACCGTGGGAAGGAACATAGATTTGCCAGATCGTTAATAAAGGCAGTAGAGGATGTGAACGCTATGGACCCACAGCCGGACTTTGTATTATACGGAGGCGATCTTGCACAATTAGGATTGCGGGAAGAGCTAACATTGGGAAAAGAAATTATTGCAGAATTAAAACCAAAGGTACATATGATGGTTGGCGAACATGACTGGTATTTTGATATGGGAGAGGCATGGAAGGAATTCTTTGGTAATCCTACGTATTCTTTTGACCACAAAGGAATACATTTTATCGTACTGAATAGTGTCATCGTAGAGGACTATTGGTCGGAAACAAACATGAGTCCAATGGATCGAATGCTGTTTATGGCACAGTTAGATAATCCGAAAGGCAGGCCGTTTACTGTTGGAAAAGAGCAGCGAGGCTGGTTGAGCAATGATCTGTCATCTGTCAAGAAGGATACACCTGTCGTAATTTTTTCACATTCCCCATTATATAAATATTATAAATCATGGAATTTCTGGACTGACGACGCAGAGGAAGTCCAGGGATTACTTTCTCCGTTTGAAACGGTTACCGTTCTGCACGGACATACACATCAGGTGCTTACCAATAAAATAGATCATATTGTTTTCCACGGTATGCTTTCAACTGCATGGCCCTGGCCTTATGCGCCTGAGGGTATTCCAAAGTATACTCGCCAAATGAACAGGGCAGACCCGTTTAACCAATTTGATGGCACCGGATGGGGAAAAATACATACAATACCAAACGGAAATGTTAACAAAACATACAATTTGTGGGGCAGAAACCCTACCGTTGTTTCTTATGACAGGATCTTAACCGAAAGGGAACCAATATCAGACCCTTCATACTAA
- a CDS encoding cytochrome-c peroxidase, which translates to MTGNHIKDTIISVFNIIRCTLILFMGFGVIPFLLQDAFTASERELYILNLPTDVLEPIIPEENPLTKGKIHLGEKLFFDKRLSADDTISCATCHDPEMGFADRNILAIGIKGQKGTRNTPTVLNAAFFDTQFWDGRVLTLEEQAKQPLINPKEMGMPSHEAVAKKIAGIPEYKDLFKTAFGAEEININHITRAIASFERTLNTFQTPFDRFIAGEKDAINNSAQRGWELFQGKARCITCHEFTPSYPFFTDNTFHNIGVAMKDKDFDALARKTSRSDSDPALLAQEEGSAELGRYIVTREQKDIGAFKTSGLRNIALTAPYMHDGSEPTLESVVEFYNKGGIPNPNLDGGIRPLNLSEEEKKDLVEFMKSLTDDNLPGLVTSGEYIY; encoded by the coding sequence ATGACAGGGAACCATATTAAAGATACCATTATTTCCGTATTCAATATCATTCGCTGCACACTGATACTGTTCATGGGTTTTGGAGTTATTCCGTTCCTGCTACAGGACGCTTTCACAGCATCTGAGCGAGAGCTTTATATACTAAACTTGCCCACAGACGTCCTGGAACCGATAATACCGGAAGAAAATCCTTTGACAAAAGGAAAAATACATTTAGGAGAAAAACTCTTTTTTGACAAACGTCTTTCCGCCGATGATACCATAAGTTGCGCTACGTGCCACGACCCTGAAATGGGATTTGCCGATAGAAACATTCTTGCTATCGGTATAAAAGGACAAAAAGGCACGAGGAATACTCCCACCGTTCTTAATGCGGCTTTTTTTGACACGCAATTTTGGGATGGAAGAGTTTTAACTTTAGAAGAACAGGCAAAACAACCTTTAATCAACCCAAAGGAAATGGGCATGCCCTCACATGAAGCTGTTGCAAAGAAAATAGCAGGTATTCCCGAGTATAAAGATTTGTTTAAAACAGCCTTTGGGGCGGAAGAAATAAACATCAACCACATAACCCGGGCAATTGCATCTTTTGAACGAACACTAAACACCTTTCAAACGCCATTTGACAGGTTTATCGCCGGAGAAAAGGATGCAATAAACAACTCAGCACAAAGAGGCTGGGAGCTGTTTCAGGGAAAAGCACGGTGTATCACATGCCACGAATTTACTCCTTCCTATCCCTTTTTCACAGACAACACATTTCACAACATCGGCGTTGCAATGAAGGACAAGGATTTCGATGCCCTGGCCCGTAAAACTTCCCGCTCCGATTCAGACCCTGCCCTGCTTGCACAGGAAGAAGGCTCCGCCGAACTTGGACGTTATATCGTAACCAGAGAGCAGAAAGATATAGGAGCCTTTAAAACTTCAGGATTAAGAAACATCGCTCTTACAGCGCCATATATGCATGACGGAAGCGAGCCTACGCTGGAAAGCGTTGTTGAATTTTATAATAAAGGTGGTATTCCTAATCCCAACCTCGATGGTGGGATCAGGCCCCTTAATCTGTCAGAAGAAGAGAAAAAGGATTTGGTAGAATTTATGAAATCCCTAACGGATGATAATTTGCCAGGACTCGTGACAAGCGGAGAGTACATTTATTAG
- the msrA gene encoding peptide-methionine (S)-S-oxide reductase MsrA — MRIVKNKTYKFLGLSLFIGIFFVGMHSNIYSDPDQRNNTPLALATFAGGCFWCMEPPFDTLDGVKSTVVGYTGGQKENPSYEEVSAGGTGHAEAIQIAYDPMKIRYEKLLDVFWHNIDPTVNNRQFCDKGNQYRAEIFYHNAEQKYLAEQSKQALLDSRKFSAIFTEITEVSTFYVAEEYHQDYYKKNPIRYKFYRYNCGRDKRLKELWDNSK; from the coding sequence ATGAGGATCGTGAAAAATAAAACATATAAATTCCTGGGATTATCCCTGTTCATTGGTATATTCTTCGTAGGCATGCACAGTAATATATACAGCGACCCGGATCAACGTAATAATACACCTCTTGCTTTAGCAACATTCGCAGGTGGTTGTTTCTGGTGTATGGAACCTCCGTTCGATACACTGGACGGAGTCAAATCAACAGTTGTTGGTTATACCGGTGGCCAAAAAGAAAATCCAAGCTATGAAGAAGTTTCGGCTGGTGGCACCGGGCATGCAGAGGCGATTCAAATTGCCTATGACCCGATGAAGATTCGTTACGAGAAATTGCTTGATGTTTTTTGGCATAATATAGACCCGACCGTTAACAATAGACAGTTTTGCGACAAGGGAAATCAATATCGAGCAGAGATCTTTTATCATAACGCAGAACAGAAATATTTGGCTGAACAATCAAAACAAGCGCTTTTAGACTCCAGGAAATTCAGCGCAATCTTTACAGAGATTACCGAGGTATCGACCTTTTATGTCGCAGAGGAATATCATCAAGACTATTACAAAAAAAACCCAATTCGGTATAAATTCTATCGCTATAATTGCGGTCGGGATAAACGTCTCAAAGAGCTATGGGACAATAGCAAATAA
- a CDS encoding SBBP repeat-containing protein — protein MRIWNAVFVIPVVLFQLMFLGQHILAEHDCVRESFLKPLPPQSEMKNSPGKKAEALHNTQHLRIPFIANEGQSDEQIRFYATAFGGTVFVTKEGEIVYSLQENVEGQGSLAREMDYGSRITENVIPSTPKPLDMFLISCGDPISGLISPNADDAPSSSQIQDRKSEIFRRKSMVKANTLNEANPLRPLRDRERMRGITLKEGCVNGKVSGIQGKDRSATRVNYFRGNDPSQWKTNISTYDVITLGEVYKGIELRLKAYGNTVEKLFYVRPGADPDQIKIGLSGIQSPETQETNESIGLSVNEHGELEVKTERGMVKFTRPVAYQEINGKRVEVAVEYSVQNTETRIQNANRYSTNSRSAKSEYGFKVASYDRTTDLVIDPAIAYSTYLGGDFSDVGRGIAVDGAGNAYVTGETISPDFPTVNAIDGSYRDSLDAFVTKIDASGAFLSYSTYLGGNDSDVGFGIAVDGAGNAYVTGRTKSSDFPMANAIDGNLNGPGDAFVTKIDASGAFLSYSTYLGGNDWDYGDSIAVDSTGNAYVTGYTDSPDFPAVNAIDESLNSYADAFVTKIDASGAFLSYSTYLGGKFSDWGRGIAVDSAGNAYVTGETVSPDFPTVNAIYGSINGPETEAFVTKVDASGAYFSYSTYLGGNGEDSGRGIAVDSAGNAYVTGYTSSPDFPTANAIDGSLDGSLDAFVTKIDASGASLSYSTYLGGNGNESAAGIAVDSAGNAYVTGYTASSDFPMANAIDGSHNGGYYDSFVTKIHASGVSLLSTYLGGNGEDYGAGIAVDGAGNVYVTGDTASSDFPTVNAIDGIYRGGRRDVFVTKIAQDTP, from the coding sequence ATGAGAATATGGAACGCGGTTTTTGTCATCCCTGTGGTTCTTTTTCAGTTGATGTTTTTGGGACAGCATATTCTGGCTGAACATGATTGTGTAAGGGAATCATTTCTTAAACCCTTACCTCCACAATCCGAAATGAAAAACTCACCAGGTAAAAAGGCAGAGGCACTGCACAATACCCAACACCTCCGGATACCCTTCATTGCCAACGAGGGTCAGTCTGATGAGCAGATACGGTTTTACGCAACTGCATTTGGCGGGACAGTGTTTGTCACAAAGGAGGGAGAGATAGTTTATTCATTGCAGGAAAACGTTGAGGGACAAGGGTCTTTGGCAAGGGAAATGGATTACGGATCACGGATCACGGAAAACGTGATACCGTCAACCCCAAAACCCCTGGACATGTTCCTGATTTCATGTGGCGACCCAATCTCCGGCCTTATTTCCCCGAATGCTGATGATGCCCCTTCATCTTCCCAAATCCAGGATCGAAAATCTGAGATATTCAGGCGGAAATCCATGGTAAAGGCCAATACCCTGAATGAAGCAAACCCCCTTCGTCCCTTGCGTGATAGGGAGAGAATGAGGGGTATTACTCTCAAAGAAGGATGCGTAAACGGAAAGGTAAGCGGAATACAGGGGAAAGACAGGTCAGCGACAAGGGTCAATTACTTCAGGGGAAATGACCCGTCTCAATGGAAGACCAATATTTCCACGTATGACGTGATCACCCTTGGTGAGGTGTACAAAGGCATAGAGCTCAGGTTGAAGGCGTATGGGAATACTGTGGAAAAACTCTTTTATGTAAGACCGGGTGCAGATCCTGATCAGATAAAGATCGGGCTGAGCGGTATACAATCCCCCGAAACGCAAGAAACAAATGAATCAATCGGGTTATCGGTAAATGAACACGGCGAGCTTGAGGTGAAGACAGAGCGTGGGATGGTAAAATTCACCAGGCCCGTTGCCTATCAGGAGATAAATGGGAAGAGGGTGGAGGTTGCCGTAGAATACAGTGTTCAGAATACGGAAACCAGAATTCAGAATGCAAACAGATACAGTACAAATTCAAGATCTGCAAAATCAGAATACGGTTTTAAGGTTGCCTCCTACGACAGGACAACGGACCTCGTCATAGATCCTGCCATCGCCTACTCCACTTACCTGGGAGGGGATTTTTCTGATGTTGGCAGGGGTATAGCGGTAGATGGCGCAGGGAATGCGTATGTGACGGGCGAAACGATTTCTCCCGATTTCCCGACGGTAAATGCTATTGACGGAAGTTATCGTGATTCTTTGGATGCATTTGTGACAAAGATAGACGCATCGGGCGCCTTCCTTTCGTACTCCACGTACCTGGGAGGAAATGATTCTGATGTTGGTTTTGGTATAGCGGTAGATGGCGCAGGGAATGCGTATGTAACGGGTCGTACGAAGTCTTCTGATTTCCCGATGGCAAACGCCATTGACGGAAATCTTAATGGCCCTGGAGATGCATTTGTGACAAAGATAGACGCATCGGGCGCCTTCCTTTCGTACTCCACGTACCTGGGAGGAAATGATTGGGATTATGGTGATAGTATAGCAGTCGATAGTACAGGGAACGCGTATGTAACAGGTTACACGGATTCTCCCGATTTTCCGGCGGTAAATGCCATTGACGAAAGTCTTAATAGTTATGCTGATGCGTTTGTGACAAAGATAGACGCATCGGGCGCCTTCCTTTCGTACTCCACGTACCTGGGAGGAAAATTTTCTGATTGGGGTAGAGGTATAGCGGTGGATAGTGCAGGAAATGCGTATGTGACGGGTGAAACGGTTTCTCCCGATTTCCCGACGGTAAATGCCATTTACGGAAGCATTAACGGGCCTGAAACTGAAGCGTTTGTGACGAAGGTAGACGCATCAGGCGCCTACTTTTCGTATTCCACGTACCTGGGGGGAAATGGTGAGGATTCTGGCAGGGGTATAGCGGTCGATAGTGCAGGGAACGCGTATGTGACTGGTTACACGTCTTCTCCCGATTTCCCGACGGCAAACGCCATTGACGGAAGTCTTGATGGTTCTTTGGATGCATTTGTGACAAAGATAGACGCATCAGGCGCCAGCCTTTCATACTCCACGTACCTGGGAGGAAATGGGAATGAGTCTGCTGCCGGCATAGCGGTCGATAGCGCTGGCAACGCCTATGTAACGGGCTACACGGCTTCTTCCGATTTCCCCATGGCAAATGCCATTGACGGAAGTCATAATGGCGGTTATTACGATAGTTTTGTGACAAAGATACATGCGTCTGGCGTAAGTCTTTTGTCCACGTACCTAGGGGGAAATGGTGAAGATTATGGTGCCGGTATAGCGGTAGATGGCGCAGGGAACGTGTATGTGACGGGTGACACGGCTTCTTCCGATTTCCCGACGGTAAACGCCATTGACGGAATTTATCGTGGCGGCAGAAGAGATGTATTTGTGACAAAGATAGCACAAGATACCCCCTGA